The Novosphingobium kaempferiae genome includes a window with the following:
- a CDS encoding pectinesterase family protein, producing the protein MTLTIPLGRAGAAAGISRRACMAGIGAGALVPLQASIPARAAPTFDAVVGAMPAATAGRRFASLQEAIDAAASVPQGQPWRIALGEGRYRGQFRIERPNVEIHGQGAGRSVLFFDAAAGWIAPDGKPYGTFRTWCLSVTAPDVRLHGLTIANTFDAAAEMRRPGGMRSDEGGSQQALALSLGRGADRTIVSECEITSHQDTLYCAEGRALFFACLITGSYDFIFGGSAARFERCEIRSLPRIDPVEGYITAPNTVADQPAGLVFDACALTAETGVPDGSVFLGRPWGVSTMRGGVRVKTVGMAAYLRCLMGPHIAPAGWTNMWYTDADGKPAFFEPEDARFMEFGNTGPGASPPFGAARTQRRGRIIDAAQAAGFSREQMFRDWQPEV; encoded by the coding sequence ATGACGTTGACGATTCCGTTGGGAAGGGCGGGCGCTGCCGCCGGCATATCACGCCGGGCCTGCATGGCCGGTATCGGCGCGGGCGCGCTTGTGCCTTTGCAGGCCAGCATTCCGGCGAGGGCGGCCCCGACCTTCGACGCTGTCGTCGGCGCGATGCCCGCTGCTACGGCCGGGCGCAGGTTCGCCTCTTTGCAGGAGGCGATCGACGCTGCCGCTTCGGTTCCTCAGGGCCAGCCATGGCGGATCGCGCTTGGGGAAGGGCGGTATCGCGGGCAGTTCCGGATCGAGCGACCGAACGTAGAGATCCATGGGCAGGGCGCTGGACGGAGCGTGCTGTTCTTCGATGCCGCAGCCGGATGGATCGCGCCCGACGGCAAGCCCTACGGAACCTTTCGGACCTGGTGCCTGAGCGTCACCGCGCCCGATGTCAGGCTGCATGGCCTGACCATCGCCAATACCTTCGACGCTGCAGCAGAGATGCGACGGCCGGGGGGTATGCGCTCGGACGAAGGCGGCAGCCAGCAGGCGCTGGCGCTTTCGCTCGGCCGGGGGGCTGATCGCACTATCGTCTCGGAGTGCGAGATCACCAGCCATCAGGACACGCTCTACTGCGCGGAAGGGCGCGCGCTGTTCTTCGCCTGCCTCATCACCGGCAGCTACGACTTCATCTTCGGAGGCTCGGCCGCGCGGTTCGAACGGTGCGAAATCCGTTCGCTGCCGCGCATCGACCCGGTGGAAGGCTATATCACTGCGCCCAACACGGTGGCGGATCAGCCTGCGGGACTGGTGTTCGATGCCTGTGCGCTCACGGCAGAGACGGGGGTGCCGGATGGCAGCGTGTTCCTTGGCCGTCCTTGGGGCGTATCGACGATGCGCGGCGGCGTGCGGGTGAAGACGGTGGGAATGGCCGCCTACCTGCGCTGCTTGATGGGGCCGCACATCGCCCCCGCCGGGTGGACGAACATGTGGTACACCGATGCCGACGGCAAGCCAGCCTTCTTCGAGCCCGAGGATGCCCGGTTCATGGAATTCGGCAACACTGGTCCCGGCGCCTCGCCGCCATTCGGCGCCGCGCGAACGCAGCGCCGGGGGCGTATCATCGACGCGGCGCAGGCCGCAGGCTTTTCACGCGAGCAGATGTTCCGGGACTGGCAGCCGGAAGTCTGA